In Halarcobacter mediterraneus, the following proteins share a genomic window:
- a CDS encoding PAS domain-containing protein, which translates to MGRETILNKDTMIVSETNAKGIIVYANEDFCTIAGYTKDELIGQGHNFVRHEDMPKAAFKDMWDTMQAGKVWNGIVKNKTKDGGFYWVNATAFPSKTINGETRYLSVRVKPTKEEIFQAEALYKTLK; encoded by the coding sequence ATGGGACGTGAAACAATTTTAAATAAAGATACAATGATAGTATCGGAGACAAACGCAAAAGGAATCATAGTTTATGCCAATGAAGATTTTTGCACAATTGCAGGATATACAAAAGATGAGCTAATAGGACAAGGTCATAATTTTGTAAGACATGAAGATATGCCAAAGGCAGCTTTCAAAGATATGTGGGATACTATGCAAGCAGGCAAAGTATGGAATGGTATAGTCAAGAATAAAACAAAAGATGGTGGCTTTTATTGGGTAAATGCAACGGCGTTTCCTTCAAAAACAATAAATGGAGAAACAAGGTATCTTTCAGTTAGGGTTAAACCTACAAAAGAAGAAATCTTCCAAGCTGAAGCTTTATATAAAACATTAAAATAG
- a CDS encoding DUF6858 family protein, protein MKQKIFKDKYHIYEIIYRKEELIFNNVDEIIEALKEKIDKHPVISYIATFDQYAHTSSLEGSEINPRIKAAKNIVFCFGKELPTPEVLAVRPRSIGVCEMEDNFVINFLEAPNDTANETMETFVKSLK, encoded by the coding sequence ATGAAACAAAAAATATTTAAAGACAAATATCATATTTATGAAATTATTTATAGAAAAGAAGAACTAATTTTTAATAATGTTGATGAAATTATTGAAGCACTAAAAGAAAAAATAGATAAGCATCCTGTTATTTCTTATATTGCTACTTTTGATCAATACGCACATACAAGTTCTTTAGAAGGTTCTGAAATAAACCCAAGAATAAAAGCTGCAAAAAATATAGTCTTTTGTTTTGGGAAAGAATTACCTACACCTGAGGTTTTAGCTGTAAGACCTAGAAGTATTGGAGTTTGTGAAATGGAAGATAATTTTGTAATAAATTTCCTTGAAGCTCCAAATGATACAGCAAATGAGACAATGGAAACTTTTGTAAAATCTTTAAAATAA
- a CDS encoding endonuclease MutS2, which yields MNEIIKKLDLVEYIDSFSKLFARQKSIILEGDINLHFRLINELSKYDIKQPQVVENLDTQIIHIQKQGILKSYEIYEFVKVINYFLYLKRFSFEGKLQEWIEKIIVPQEIINICDYFDEKAKLKHGVDEDYDRVVEAIKQNKQEIKQNLYKTINSSKVRTYMVDSQVHYINGEECLLVRGGFNHVLKAQVLDRSNSGFFYVLPHSVSSLKQKQNDLQNKQEEILLKLCKQVTSIFEKNLLFLKFINKEFDRFDHYQARLYFAKIGDKNFILPNKKGINKLVDFKHPALHEPKPITIDFSKSVIMITGVNAGGKTMMLKSILSAVFLSKYLLPYKANKETQIANFKSIQAVLDDPQSVKNDISTFAGRMVEFSKLFSSKGAIVGVDEIELGTDSDEAASLFKVIIEDLIQKDMKIIITTHHKRLAALMASNEDVELIAALYDEESQKPTYEFLQGTIGKSYAFETASRYGIPGNVIKRAKQVYGEDKDRLNELIERSSALEIELKQKIAKLDEEINEHERLNRNLKETKESLDTHIFMEKSKLHREYKDARNEAKKAIKAKISKEGHRHLNTAHQKASQIKTEKVKEIEENLKEGDRVKYRNSKGVIVSIKGKKAYIENEMGMRLQVPLLELSRSGNPPKIKAKPKATVSVAKPDSGHVKLDLHGQRVEEALENLDKFISDALIAGFDEVLVYHGIGTGKLAAATKKYLDKHPKIKSYEDAHPSSGGFGAKVIKL from the coding sequence ATGAATGAAATAATAAAAAAATTAGATTTAGTAGAATATATAGATTCTTTTTCAAAACTTTTTGCAAGGCAAAAGTCTATTATATTAGAAGGGGATATTAATCTTCATTTTAGATTGATAAATGAACTTTCAAAATATGATATTAAACAACCTCAAGTAGTTGAAAATTTAGATACTCAAATAATTCATATTCAAAAACAAGGTATTTTAAAATCTTATGAAATTTATGAATTTGTAAAAGTTATTAATTATTTTTTATACCTCAAAAGATTTTCTTTTGAGGGAAAACTTCAAGAATGGATTGAAAAAATTATTGTGCCTCAAGAAATAATCAATATTTGTGATTATTTTGATGAAAAAGCAAAGTTAAAACATGGAGTAGATGAAGACTATGATAGAGTTGTTGAAGCAATAAAACAAAATAAACAAGAGATAAAACAAAACCTTTATAAAACTATAAATTCAAGTAAAGTTAGAACTTATATGGTCGATTCTCAAGTTCATTATATAAATGGTGAAGAATGTTTACTTGTAAGGGGTGGATTTAATCATGTCTTAAAAGCACAAGTTTTAGATAGATCAAATTCTGGGTTCTTTTATGTTTTACCTCATAGTGTTAGCAGTTTAAAACAAAAACAAAATGATTTACAAAATAAGCAAGAAGAGATTTTGTTAAAATTATGTAAACAGGTTACTTCTATTTTTGAAAAAAACTTATTATTTTTAAAGTTTATAAATAAAGAGTTTGATAGGTTTGACCATTATCAAGCAAGATTATATTTTGCTAAAATTGGGGATAAAAATTTTATTTTACCAAATAAAAAAGGTATAAATAAACTTGTGGATTTTAAACATCCAGCACTACATGAACCAAAACCAATAACAATAGATTTTTCAAAGTCTGTTATTATGATTACTGGGGTAAATGCAGGTGGTAAAACAATGATGCTAAAATCAATTTTAAGTGCAGTATTTTTATCAAAGTATTTACTTCCTTATAAGGCTAATAAAGAGACTCAAATAGCAAATTTTAAATCAATTCAAGCAGTACTTGATGATCCACAAAGTGTGAAAAATGATATCTCAACTTTTGCAGGAAGAATGGTAGAGTTTTCTAAGTTATTTTCTAGTAAAGGTGCTATAGTTGGTGTTGATGAAATTGAGCTTGGAACAGATTCTGATGAAGCAGCAAGTTTGTTTAAAGTAATAATAGAAGATTTAATTCAAAAAGATATGAAGATTATTATTACAACTCACCATAAAAGACTTGCAGCACTTATGGCTTCAAATGAAGATGTGGAGTTAATAGCAGCTCTTTATGATGAAGAAAGCCAAAAGCCAACTTATGAATTTTTGCAAGGGACAATTGGAAAATCATATGCCTTTGAAACTGCAAGTAGATATGGAATCCCTGGCAATGTAATTAAAAGAGCAAAGCAAGTTTATGGGGAAGATAAAGATAGGTTAAATGAACTTATTGAAAGAAGTTCTGCTTTGGAAATAGAATTAAAACAAAAAATTGCAAAACTTGACGAAGAAATAAATGAGCATGAAAGATTAAATAGAAATCTAAAAGAGACAAAAGAGAGTTTAGATACTCATATTTTTATGGAAAAATCAAAACTTCATAGAGAATACAAAGATGCAAGAAATGAAGCTAAAAAAGCTATAAAAGCTAAAATTTCAAAGGAAGGGCATAGACATTTAAATACAGCTCATCAAAAAGCTTCTCAAATAAAAACAGAAAAAGTAAAAGAAATTGAAGAGAATTTAAAAGAAGGAGATAGAGTTAAATATAGAAACTCTAAGGGTGTAATTGTTTCAATTAAAGGTAAAAAAGCCTATATTGAAAATGAAATGGGAATGAGACTTCAAGTTCCATTACTTGAACTTTCAAGAAGTGGTAATCCTCCTAAAATTAAAGCTAAGCCAAAAGCAACTGTTTCTGTTGCAAAACCAGATTCTGGACATGTGAAACTTGACTTACATGGACAAAGAGTTGAAGAAGCTTTAGAGAACCTTGATAAGTTTATTTCAGATGCTTTAATAGCAGGTTTTGATGAAGTTTTAGTATATCATGGAATTGGTACAGGAAAATTAGCAGCAGCTACTAAAAAGTATCTTGATAAGCATCCTAAGATAAAATCATATGAAGATGCTCATCCAAGTTCAGGTGGTTTTGGCGCAAAAGTTATAAAGCTATAA
- a CDS encoding DUF748 domain-containing protein translates to MKKNKLLIIISSIFIIYSLLGFIILPKILKPIIIENINKNITQTATLEKIEFNPFLLNFSIHNFKISQNEKTTFSLEKLYVDFNFFKSIDKRYLAFKDLKISNVFVHIIENEDKSFNVEKLLKESTDDTKTKVSTEESTQTIKFQIFKTIIEKAKVKFTKLEKNKKPFEVEINDLNYTLYDMGTFSNNLASHNLDILINKHAKLLIKGGMKLSPFHMYGNVKLTNLKPGEYLAYKAELFNFDSPKKSTIDLDFGYILDYKDSLTIDINNLNFDLKDLELIQEKNTLLSLKALNLNNLNLKYPQNNVLVENFTLNKLDTNITVDKEEKINLNKLFNLPKEETKTEEKSKKEENSKPWNIKVSNFNLIKSKLTYFDENAMLNLLGENIDLSLKDLSYDGSKALLEKATLKNEVFDFNSKKDEIKVKAQNLNLEINQTNFHDNNLFINSIKLLNPSLEFNDNKTKKEILAKDLTLEIQDLKKQKEDIEVSSINLIQPEINYKDDISKVAVLSKNINLLVNKVSYINNHMKIKSSSLNEPFIGVTLKKQEKTKDTKIEEKIVKSKKTNTNNFAFDIGPFNIKNATMSFEDKNLPIPFKTDITNLSGNFSKLDSSSSKPTRLKLEGEVDKYGYTKITGIVNVTDIKLLTDTNLLFKNIAIKNFTPYSGKFVGREIESGKLNLDLKYNITKSDLKASNSIIISDIKLGKTVKSDEATNLPLELAIALLEDTNGVIDLEIPVTGNVDDPKFSIGAIVWKAFTNLITKAISSPFQLLGSIFGFDPEKIKTLDFEYGSAQILASEKESLDNIAKILEKRKKLAISIKIAYHEKYDFEALQNKKFQIVLREKIKNISGKDKYKKALEEIFEEKIETQDLDEVVERFTKETKDKEKIFDTKSYVRFLREELASLEKVSKEELKNLAKQRGIEVVNYLTKEKSIDKNAIIVEEGINIINDKNTKWTIFNLNVSKRK, encoded by the coding sequence ATGAAAAAAAACAAACTATTAATAATCATTTCTTCAATTTTTATTATTTATTCACTATTAGGATTTATTATTCTTCCAAAAATCTTAAAGCCTATTATAATTGAAAATATTAATAAAAATATCACTCAAACTGCTACTTTAGAAAAAATTGAATTCAATCCTTTTCTTTTAAATTTTTCTATTCATAATTTTAAAATCTCACAAAATGAAAAAACTACTTTTAGTTTAGAAAAACTTTATGTAGACTTTAACTTTTTTAAGTCAATAGATAAAAGATATCTTGCTTTTAAAGATTTAAAAATATCAAATGTTTTTGTTCATATTATAGAAAATGAAGATAAAAGCTTTAACGTAGAAAAACTACTTAAAGAATCAACTGATGATACAAAGACAAAAGTTTCTACAGAAGAGTCAACACAAACAATAAAATTTCAAATATTTAAAACAATAATAGAAAAAGCAAAGGTAAAGTTTACAAAACTTGAAAAAAATAAAAAACCTTTTGAAGTTGAGATAAATGATTTAAATTATACTTTATATGATATGGGAACTTTTAGTAATAATTTAGCTTCACATAATTTGGATATTTTAATCAACAAACACGCAAAATTACTTATTAAAGGTGGAATGAAATTATCTCCATTTCATATGTATGGAAATGTGAAACTTACAAATTTAAAACCTGGTGAATATTTAGCATATAAAGCTGAATTATTTAATTTTGATTCACCAAAAAAATCTACTATTGATTTAGACTTTGGATATATTCTTGATTATAAAGACAGTTTAACAATTGATATAAATAATCTAAACTTTGATTTAAAAGATTTAGAGTTAATACAAGAAAAGAATACTCTTCTTTCTTTAAAAGCTTTAAATTTAAATAATCTTAATCTAAAGTATCCACAAAACAATGTTTTAGTTGAAAACTTTACTTTAAACAAGCTAGATACAAATATTACAGTAGATAAAGAAGAAAAAATAAATCTAAACAAACTATTTAATCTACCTAAAGAAGAAACTAAGACAGAAGAAAAAAGTAAAAAAGAAGAAAACTCAAAACCTTGGAATATCAAAGTAAGTAATTTTAATTTAATTAAATCAAAACTTACTTACTTTGATGAAAATGCAATGTTAAATCTTTTAGGAGAAAATATCGATTTATCTTTGAAAGATTTATCATATGATGGGTCAAAAGCTTTACTAGAAAAAGCTACTTTGAAAAATGAAGTATTTGATTTTAATAGTAAAAAAGATGAGATAAAAGTAAAAGCTCAAAATTTAAATCTAGAAATTAACCAAACAAATTTTCATGATAATAATCTTTTTATAAATAGTATCAAACTTTTAAATCCTTCACTTGAGTTTAATGATAATAAAACAAAAAAAGAGATTTTAGCAAAAGATTTAACACTAGAAATTCAAGACTTAAAAAAACAAAAAGAAGATATTGAAGTTTCTTCTATAAACTTAATTCAACCAGAAATAAACTATAAAGATGATATTTCAAAAGTAGCTGTTTTATCAAAAAATATAAATTTACTTGTAAATAAAGTTTCATATATAAATAATCATATGAAGATAAAGTCTTCTTCTTTAAATGAACCTTTTATTGGTGTTACACTAAAAAAACAAGAAAAAACGAAAGACACAAAAATAGAAGAAAAAATAGTAAAAAGTAAAAAAACAAATACAAATAATTTTGCTTTTGATATAGGTCCATTTAATATCAAAAATGCAACAATGAGTTTTGAAGATAAAAACTTACCTATTCCTTTTAAAACAGATATCACAAATCTTAGTGGAAACTTTTCAAAACTTGATTCTTCTTCATCAAAACCTACAAGACTAAAACTTGAAGGAGAAGTTGATAAATATGGTTATACAAAAATAACTGGTATTGTAAATGTAACTGATATAAAACTTCTAACAGATACAAATTTACTTTTTAAAAATATTGCCATTAAAAATTTTACTCCTTATTCTGGGAAGTTTGTAGGTAGAGAAATTGAAAGTGGAAAATTAAATCTTGATTTAAAATACAATATTACAAAATCTGATTTAAAAGCAAGTAACTCAATTATCATTAGTGATATAAAATTAGGAAAAACTGTAAAAAGTGATGAGGCTACAAACTTACCACTAGAATTAGCAATAGCATTATTAGAAGATACTAATGGAGTTATTGATTTAGAAATACCCGTTACAGGAAATGTAGATGACCCTAAATTTTCTATTGGAGCAATTGTTTGGAAAGCTTTTACAAATTTAATTACAAAAGCTATTTCTTCACCCTTTCAATTATTAGGCTCTATTTTTGGTTTTGACCCTGAAAAAATTAAGACTTTGGATTTTGAGTATGGAAGTGCACAAATACTTGCATCAGAAAAAGAGTCTTTAGATAATATTGCAAAAATTTTAGAAAAAAGAAAAAAATTAGCAATAAGTATTAAAATAGCTTATCATGAAAAATATGATTTTGAAGCCCTTCAAAATAAAAAATTTCAAATAGTATTAAGAGAAAAAATAAAAAATATTTCAGGAAAAGACAAGTATAAAAAAGCACTAGAAGAGATTTTTGAAGAAAAAATAGAGACTCAGGATTTAGATGAAGTAGTAGAAAGATTTACTAAAGAAACAAAAGACAAAGAAAAGATTTTTGATACAAAATCTTATGTAAGATTTTTAAGAGAAGAATTAGCTTCTTTAGAAAAAGTATCAAAAGAAGAACTAAAAAACTTGGCAAAACAAAGAGGTATAGAAGTAGTAAATTACTTAACAAAAGAAAAATCTATTGATAAAAATGCCATTATAGTAGAAGAAGGAATCAATATTATAAATGATAAAAATACAAAATGGACTATTTTTAATCTGAATGTTTCAAAAAGAAAATAA